One stretch of Shewanella sp. Arc9-LZ DNA includes these proteins:
- a CDS encoding beta-ketoacyl-ACP synthase, whose protein sequence is MKRVVVTGMGGISALGQDWQQIKASLLAKHNCVIRMDEWDRYPGLNTRLAAPVTDFSLPAHYSRKKIRSMGRVSMMATRASELALEDAGLLNDPILNSGQVGVAYGSSTGSTDPIMGFGDMLKTGEMSGLTATSYIRMMAHTTAVNIGVFFGLQGRIHTTSSACTSASQGIGYAYEAIKYGMQTIMLAGGGEELCPTEAVVFDTLYATSTQNETPELTPRPFDQSRDGLVIGEGACTLILEELEHAQARGANIYAELVGFGTNSDGQHVTQPNANTMEVAIRLALKDAQLSAQDIGYISAHGTATDRGDIAETAATHAVFGTETPISSLKSYTGHTLGACGSLEAWTSINMMNEGWFAPTLNLNHVDPECAPLDYIKDDIRHIDTDYIMSNNFAFGGINTSLIFKRWR, encoded by the coding sequence ATGAAGCGTGTAGTCGTTACCGGTATGGGCGGGATTTCCGCATTAGGCCAAGACTGGCAACAAATTAAAGCCAGCCTATTAGCCAAACACAACTGCGTTATTCGTATGGATGAATGGGATCGTTACCCAGGTCTAAATACTCGACTGGCAGCGCCAGTGACTGATTTTTCTTTACCTGCCCATTATTCACGTAAAAAGATCCGCTCTATGGGGCGAGTATCCATGATGGCGACACGAGCCAGTGAATTAGCCCTTGAAGATGCAGGTTTGTTGAACGACCCCATCCTTAATTCCGGTCAAGTTGGCGTTGCTTACGGTTCATCTACAGGCAGTACCGATCCCATTATGGGCTTTGGTGACATGTTAAAAACAGGCGAAATGTCGGGGTTAACCGCCACCAGTTATATCCGCATGATGGCCCACACTACCGCGGTTAATATTGGGGTGTTCTTTGGCCTGCAAGGCCGTATTCACACCACCAGCAGTGCCTGTACCTCTGCCAGTCAAGGCATTGGCTATGCTTATGAAGCGATTAAATATGGCATGCAAACCATTATGCTCGCGGGCGGCGGTGAAGAGCTTTGTCCTACTGAGGCGGTGGTATTTGATACTTTGTATGCCACCAGCACCCAAAATGAAACTCCAGAGCTAACGCCACGCCCATTTGACCAGAGCCGCGATGGTTTGGTTATCGGTGAAGGTGCTTGTACTTTGATATTAGAAGAGCTTGAACATGCTCAAGCCCGTGGTGCAAATATTTATGCTGAGTTGGTTGGTTTTGGCACCAACTCAGATGGCCAACACGTCACTCAACCCAATGCTAATACCATGGAAGTAGCGATTCGTTTAGCCTTAAAAGATGCCCAACTATCGGCACAAGACATCGGTTATATCAGTGCTCATGGCACCGCTACTGATCGCGGTGATATAGCTGAAACTGCCGCGACTCATGCAGTATTTGGCACAGAAACGCCAATATCGTCATTAAAGAGTTATACCGGTCATACCCTAGGAGCCTGTGGTTCATTGGAAGCATGGACTAGTATTAACATGATGAATGAAGGCTGGTTTGCACCAACACTCAATCTTAATCATGTCGACCCAGAATGCGCCCCGCTCGATTACATTAAAGACGATATTCGTCATATCGACACCGACTATATTATGAGTAATAACTTTGCTTTTGGTGGCATTAATACTTCATTGATTTTTAAACGTTGGCGTTAA
- a CDS encoding 3-ketoacyl-ACP reductase FabG2, whose translation MNNRVLVTGSSRGIGKAIAIKLAENGFDIALHFHSNHAAAAQVQKTLLDLGVQVSLLQFDIADRQAVKLAIETDIAENGAYYGVILNAGINRDTAFPAMTEDEWDSVIHTNLDGFYNVIHPTVMPMVQARKGGRIITLASVSGIAGNRGQVNYSASKAGIIGATKALSLELAKRKITVNCIAPGLIETDMVTDISTDIVNQIVPMKRMGKPSEIAGLANFLLSDDAAYITRQVISVNGGMI comes from the coding sequence TTGAATAATAGAGTATTAGTTACCGGTTCAAGCCGAGGAATAGGCAAAGCCATCGCAATTAAATTAGCCGAGAATGGTTTCGATATTGCGCTGCACTTTCACAGCAATCATGCTGCCGCAGCGCAAGTACAAAAAACCTTATTAGATCTTGGTGTGCAGGTTAGTTTACTGCAATTTGATATTGCCGACCGCCAAGCGGTCAAGCTTGCTATCGAAACGGACATTGCCGAAAATGGTGCCTATTATGGCGTTATTCTTAATGCGGGTATTAATCGCGACACCGCCTTCCCTGCGATGACCGAAGATGAATGGGACAGTGTGATCCACACTAACCTTGATGGTTTTTATAATGTTATCCATCCTACAGTGATGCCAATGGTGCAAGCACGTAAAGGCGGACGTATTATCACCCTAGCCTCAGTGTCAGGCATTGCAGGTAATCGTGGCCAAGTGAACTACAGCGCATCAAAAGCGGGAATTATTGGCGCAACTAAAGCCTTGTCGCTTGAGTTAGCTAAACGAAAAATTACCGTCAATTGTATCGCACCAGGGTTGATTGAAACCGACATGGTCACAGATATTTCAACTGATATTGTCAACCAAATAGTGCCGATGAAACGCATGGGCAAACCCAGTGAAATAGCCGGGCTAGCTAACTTTTTATTATCAGACGATGCAGCCTACATAACTCGTCAAGTGATCTCCGTTAACGGAGGCATGATATGA
- a CDS encoding hotdog family protein, producing the protein MSIVTATPAMLAQDISTFIPHRSPMILIDSVLEHRPDCLITATHISPNSAYFDAQLNGVPNYVGIEYMAQSIAALAGVEALLCDDTIRVGFLLGTRKLQMHIDTFTLGESYRTQVTRLYQEESGLAVFDCQIYHHQTLVAAANVNVFQPQDTQAYIDESQVDE; encoded by the coding sequence ATGTCAATAGTCACTGCAACGCCGGCGATGTTAGCGCAAGATATAAGTACTTTTATTCCGCATCGATCACCGATGATCTTGATTGATAGTGTCTTAGAACATCGCCCAGACTGCTTAATCACCGCAACCCATATTAGCCCTAATAGTGCCTATTTCGACGCTCAACTCAATGGCGTGCCTAATTACGTTGGCATCGAGTATATGGCCCAAAGTATTGCTGCATTAGCGGGTGTTGAAGCCTTACTGTGCGACGATACTATCCGAGTCGGTTTTTTACTCGGCACCCGCAAACTGCAAATGCATATAGACACCTTTACCTTAGGTGAGTCTTATCGCACCCAGGTGACTCGGCTGTACCAGGAAGAGTCTGGATTAGCGGTATTTGACTGCCAAATTTATCATCACCAAACGTTAGTGGCGGCAGCTAATGTCAATGTATTCCAACCACAAGATACCCAGGCTTATATTGATGAAAGCCAAGTCGACGAGTAA
- a CDS encoding beta-ketoacyl-[acyl-carrier-protein] synthase family protein gives MNSRIAITHIGLCTPLGNSPEEVLPRLISGDISAMQWRDNLLFDAPTLVGCVDDKRLIEIADHLSLFACRNNRLLNTAAQQLVPAIEQAKQRFGSERIGVVLGTSTSGISKGEAALKYQLEHGHFPPSYHYSQQELGSPSDYLKQLFELSGPCYTVSTACSSSAKVFASAQRLLNANMCDMVIVGGVDSLCQLTVNGFAALESVSKGHCNPFSRHRDGINIGEGAALFTLERGQSDVMLAGIGESADAHHISAPHPQGLGAIAAMQQALAEANIAAEKIDYLNLHGTATPKNDAMESRAVTAVFSHSSPACSSTKPLTGHTLGAAGAIEAAFCYLLLSPLNHEKRLPPHIWDGQQDTNDPNIALVSANNNTGLSQLNFIMSNSFAFGGSNASLIFCRKDA, from the coding sequence ATGAACAGTCGCATAGCAATAACTCACATCGGATTGTGTACACCTCTGGGCAACTCGCCAGAAGAGGTGCTGCCGCGTCTCATTAGCGGTGATATCAGTGCTATGCAATGGCGCGATAATTTATTGTTCGATGCGCCTACATTAGTCGGTTGCGTCGATGACAAACGGTTAATAGAAATTGCCGATCATCTCAGTTTATTTGCTTGCCGTAATAATCGTTTATTAAACACTGCCGCCCAGCAACTTGTGCCCGCAATAGAGCAAGCTAAGCAGCGTTTTGGATCGGAGAGGATAGGGGTGGTATTAGGCACCAGCACCTCTGGCATTTCCAAAGGCGAAGCGGCATTAAAATATCAGCTTGAACATGGCCATTTCCCCCCGAGTTACCATTACTCGCAGCAGGAACTGGGTAGCCCCAGTGATTATTTAAAACAGTTGTTTGAACTGTCAGGCCCTTGTTATACCGTATCTACAGCGTGTTCATCGAGTGCCAAAGTATTTGCCAGTGCCCAGCGGTTACTCAATGCGAATATGTGCGATATGGTAATTGTGGGGGGTGTAGACAGCTTGTGTCAGTTAACCGTTAATGGCTTTGCCGCATTAGAATCGGTATCCAAAGGCCATTGCAATCCGTTTAGTCGCCATCGTGATGGCATTAATATTGGTGAAGGGGCTGCTTTATTTACTTTAGAGCGTGGCCAAAGTGACGTCATGTTGGCGGGGATCGGCGAGTCTGCCGATGCTCATCATATTTCAGCGCCACACCCGCAAGGATTAGGTGCTATTGCCGCTATGCAACAAGCCCTGGCAGAAGCCAACATTGCTGCGGAAAAAATCGATTATCTCAACCTCCACGGTACCGCTACTCCCAAAAATGATGCCATGGAATCGCGTGCGGTCACTGCAGTATTCAGTCATTCATCACCAGCCTGCAGCTCAACCAAGCCGCTCACGGGCCATACTTTAGGCGCAGCTGGCGCGATTGAAGCTGCCTTTTGTTATTTGTTATTAAGCCCACTTAACCATGAAAAGCGTTTGCCGCCGCACATCTGGGATGGGCAGCAAGATACTAATGACCCGAATATCGCTCTCGTTAGTGCCAACAACAATACAGGCCTTAGCCAACTCAACTTTATTATGAGCAATTCATTTGCCTTTGGCGGCAGTAATGCCAGCCTGATTTTTTGTCGAAAGGATGCCTAG
- a CDS encoding DUF3261 domain-containing protein — protein sequence MLLNLLGRSAGIILLRVVALLLLSLLSACSQQIERQTCVPLASEAQYCLSSASALLTTSPQQDISLSQMVSFTHGQENHELLTQLELNSLQMTLVGLAPLGQALFTLVFDGQTLQSQQSLLLGEQFKAEYLMAIMQLIYWPTEQVNQHLTGGELVTMACDMPLCKQLIDASGALITITYSDIDPWLAQVNVDIDAADIHMQINPID from the coding sequence ATGTTGCTTAATCTGCTGGGGCGTTCTGCGGGGATAATATTGCTTCGCGTGGTGGCGCTATTACTGCTAAGCCTATTAAGTGCTTGCAGCCAACAAATCGAGCGGCAAACTTGTGTCCCACTCGCCAGTGAAGCACAATATTGCCTAAGCTCAGCCTCTGCGCTGTTAACAACGTCACCGCAGCAAGATATCAGCTTAAGCCAAATGGTCAGCTTTACCCATGGGCAAGAAAATCACGAGTTATTAACCCAGCTGGAGCTTAATTCACTACAGATGACGTTAGTGGGATTAGCGCCACTTGGGCAAGCATTATTCACGTTAGTGTTCGATGGCCAAACCCTGCAAAGTCAGCAAAGCCTGTTATTAGGTGAGCAATTTAAAGCAGAGTATTTAATGGCCATAATGCAGTTGATTTACTGGCCAACGGAGCAAGTTAATCAACATTTAACCGGCGGTGAATTAGTCACTATGGCATGTGATATGCCGTTATGTAAGCAACTTATTGATGCCAGTGGAGCCTTAATCACGATAACGTATAGCGATATCGACCCGTGGTTAGCGCAAGTGAATGTAGACATCGATGCCGCCGATATTCATATGCAAATAAACCCAATTGACTAA
- a CDS encoding NAD(P)/FAD-dependent oxidoreductase, translating into MPSSHSHTVSNMDVDVAIIGAGPSGAIAASLLRQQGHQVVVIEKQHFPRFSIGESLLPCCMQFLEQAGMLDAVNQAGFQFKNGAAFQHQGRYTTFDFTDKFTPGPGTTFQVQRADFDKLLADTAISQGVEIRFGHQVDAIDLTHNPRLTVTNDRGAQYQVNAKFVLDASGFGRVLPRLLNLEQPSNLPPRSAIFTHIEDNISDPHFDRNKILISVHPQHKDIWYWLIPFSNNRCSIGVVAEPHLLEHLSGSLEQQLLAVINEEPELQQLLSNANIVQPCATLKGYSANVTTLATNQFALLGNAGEFLDPVFSSGVTIAMQSASMAVASLNKQLNGQTVDWDSEYSAPLMQGVNTFRTYVQAWYDGRFQDVIFYQQADNKIKQMICSILAGYAWDMSNPFVKESERRLNTIVELCQEPKPNVA; encoded by the coding sequence ATGCCATCTAGTCATTCACATACAGTCAGCAACATGGACGTTGACGTTGCCATCATTGGTGCAGGCCCTTCTGGCGCCATTGCCGCAAGCCTTTTACGCCAACAAGGTCATCAGGTTGTTGTTATTGAAAAACAGCATTTTCCACGTTTTTCGATTGGCGAAAGTTTACTGCCTTGTTGTATGCAATTTCTCGAACAAGCAGGCATGCTGGACGCCGTTAATCAGGCTGGATTTCAATTTAAAAATGGCGCAGCATTTCAACACCAAGGGCGATACACCACCTTCGACTTTACCGATAAATTTACACCAGGCCCTGGGACTACGTTTCAAGTTCAACGGGCGGATTTTGATAAACTTCTAGCCGACACAGCTATCAGCCAAGGGGTTGAGATCCGTTTTGGTCATCAAGTTGATGCGATTGATTTGACTCATAATCCTCGCTTAACGGTAACGAATGACCGAGGTGCACAATATCAAGTGAATGCTAAATTTGTGCTCGATGCTAGTGGTTTTGGCCGAGTATTACCGCGATTACTGAATTTAGAACAACCATCAAATTTACCGCCACGCAGCGCCATTTTCACCCATATTGAAGACAACATTAGCGATCCCCATTTTGATCGTAATAAGATCTTAATCAGTGTTCATCCTCAACATAAGGATATCTGGTACTGGTTAATCCCTTTTAGCAATAACCGTTGCTCAATTGGCGTGGTGGCTGAGCCACATTTACTCGAGCATTTATCCGGTAGCCTTGAACAACAATTGTTAGCGGTGATTAATGAAGAGCCTGAGCTACAGCAGTTGCTGAGTAATGCCAATATTGTTCAGCCTTGTGCCACGCTCAAAGGTTATTCGGCTAATGTCACCACCTTAGCAACCAATCAGTTTGCTTTACTGGGTAATGCTGGCGAGTTCCTTGACCCAGTATTTTCATCAGGGGTGACAATTGCCATGCAGTCAGCATCAATGGCGGTTGCCAGTTTGAATAAACAACTTAATGGCCAAACAGTTGATTGGGATAGCGAATACTCTGCGCCATTAATGCAAGGAGTTAACACCTTTAGAACCTATGTCCAAGCTTGGTATGACGGACGCTTTCAAGATGTCATTTTCTATCAACAAGCTGACAACAAGATTAAACAAATGATCTGCTCAATTTTAGCAGGTTACGCTTGGGACATGAGCAACCCGTTTGTAAAAGAGTCCGAACGACGCCTCAATACCATTGTTGAATTATGTCAGGAGCCAAAGCCCAATGTTGCTTAA
- a CDS encoding MMPL family transporter, translating into MQPISLTALLSPIGRFVLWVLLLLTMLVTGLIQWQQGAHIQTDILAMLPHLQQDKLTETALNRVEQQLANQVYIAIKADDDNQAISAAQQLMDALDKQPQQPFIHIRSGADDHLQDLAKVYFEHRFTLLTTEQAKAIETDNWRQLLNAAQNQLYSAFGFANSQLLSNDPLLMFPANLLALSPNSALRSQQGILLTDTTDGVAAIIMAKGRDSAFSPTAQQQQIQALDAAFSQVTLHVPDVSFLKAGALFHAIAATESAKQEISRIGLISMLGIILLAWLAFRSIMPLFAALLTLTTGVVFAFVATLSIFGELHLLTLVFGTSLIGVAIDYSFHFYCEKQAHPNNNASDTLKQIFPALTLALATSASAFIAIGFTPFPGMQQVAVFCAAGLIGAYLTLLLVFPLLGNHALKPTPGLTLAQGYLALLQRIFTPNKLWQKIAIAALLIGLATILFFGLSQTDSNDDIRQLQQSPEAITTEENQLRQLLSGGTDNQFILVSGPNEQALLQTLEQLTPVLDKAITDAELDQAISLSRFMPSIAKQQQHYQLQQQLYGQHLDEIISEMGLDDNINTSLMAQLNQAESQWLTPTMVLAQANDDLQTLWLGAITTTDQTQQFGAIVLLGGIHSLASLEQRLTEHEWPLGQVRLIDKVGDISHLMGKYRQLTLQLLMWVFALASLLFSIKYGIKLAFAIVAVPALSVLLTLACLGLVGSSISLFHALALILVLGIGIDYSLFFAEAKHTSRGVMMAIFMSACSTLLAFGLLALSQTHAIHFFGLTLLFGISFSFLLAPFISFITRKTVNAI; encoded by the coding sequence ATGCAGCCCATATCGCTAACCGCGTTGTTATCTCCTATTGGGCGTTTTGTCTTATGGGTATTATTGCTACTGACAATGTTAGTCACTGGCTTAATACAATGGCAACAGGGCGCGCATATTCAAACTGATATTTTGGCGATGTTGCCGCATTTACAACAAGACAAACTCACTGAAACAGCATTAAACAGAGTTGAACAGCAACTCGCTAACCAAGTGTATATTGCAATAAAAGCCGATGACGACAACCAAGCTATCAGTGCCGCACAGCAACTGATGGATGCACTAGATAAACAGCCACAACAGCCCTTTATTCACATTCGTAGCGGCGCGGATGATCATCTGCAAGACTTGGCTAAAGTGTATTTCGAACATCGCTTTACCCTACTCACTACCGAGCAAGCTAAAGCGATTGAAACAGATAATTGGCGCCAACTGCTTAACGCGGCCCAAAATCAACTTTATAGCGCATTTGGTTTTGCCAACAGCCAGCTGCTCAGCAATGATCCGTTACTGATGTTTCCAGCCAACTTACTGGCGTTATCACCTAATAGTGCACTGCGTAGCCAACAAGGCATTTTACTCACCGATACTACCGATGGTGTGGCTGCGATTATCATGGCCAAAGGGCGCGACAGTGCTTTTAGCCCGACCGCTCAGCAACAGCAAATTCAAGCATTAGATGCTGCATTTAGCCAAGTGACTCTGCATGTCCCCGATGTCAGTTTCCTTAAAGCTGGTGCGCTTTTTCATGCGATTGCCGCCACCGAATCAGCCAAACAAGAAATCAGCCGAATTGGCTTAATTTCCATGTTAGGGATCATCTTATTAGCCTGGTTGGCCTTTCGGTCGATTATGCCGTTATTTGCCGCACTACTGACGTTAACCACTGGGGTGGTGTTTGCGTTTGTCGCCACCTTAAGTATTTTCGGTGAGTTGCACTTACTCACATTAGTGTTTGGCACCAGCTTAATTGGTGTCGCCATTGATTACAGCTTTCACTTTTATTGTGAAAAACAAGCTCACCCTAATAACAACGCCAGTGACACTTTAAAGCAGATTTTTCCGGCGCTCACTCTCGCACTTGCTACCAGTGCCAGTGCCTTTATCGCCATTGGCTTTACGCCATTCCCGGGAATGCAACAAGTGGCCGTATTTTGTGCTGCTGGGTTAATTGGTGCATACCTAACGTTGTTATTGGTGTTTCCATTACTGGGTAACCATGCGCTTAAACCAACGCCAGGATTAACCCTCGCCCAAGGTTATTTGGCGCTATTACAACGTATTTTCACCCCGAATAAATTGTGGCAAAAAATAGCTATAGCGGCTTTGCTCATTGGTTTGGCAACAATATTGTTTTTCGGTTTGTCACAAACGGATTCTAACGATGATATTCGTCAGCTACAGCAAAGCCCTGAAGCCATCACCACCGAAGAGAACCAACTACGGCAACTGCTCAGCGGCGGCACCGATAACCAATTTATTTTAGTCAGTGGTCCCAATGAACAAGCTTTATTACAAACGTTAGAGCAACTGACACCAGTACTGGATAAAGCCATAACTGATGCTGAGTTAGACCAAGCTATCAGTCTCAGCCGCTTTATGCCCAGCATTGCCAAACAACAACAACACTATCAGTTACAGCAACAGCTTTATGGGCAACATTTAGACGAGATAATCAGTGAAATGGGTCTCGATGACAATATAAACACCAGTCTAATGGCACAACTTAATCAAGCCGAATCACAATGGTTAACCCCAACCATGGTACTAGCCCAAGCCAATGATGATTTACAGACGTTATGGCTTGGCGCGATCACAACAACCGATCAAACCCAGCAATTTGGCGCCATAGTATTACTCGGTGGCATCCACTCATTAGCCTCTCTTGAACAACGATTGACTGAGCATGAATGGCCTTTAGGGCAAGTTCGGTTAATCGATAAGGTCGGTGATATATCCCATTTAATGGGCAAGTATCGCCAACTAACATTACAGCTATTGATGTGGGTATTTGCTTTAGCCAGCCTACTGTTTAGCATTAAATACGGTATTAAGTTGGCATTCGCTATCGTCGCTGTCCCCGCTTTATCAGTACTGCTCACGCTAGCTTGTTTAGGGCTTGTCGGCTCGAGCATTAGCTTGTTTCACGCCTTAGCGCTTATTTTGGTGTTAGGCATTGGTATCGATTACAGCCTATTTTTTGCCGAGGCCAAGCACACCAGTCGCGGAGTGATGATGGCAATCTTTATGTCAGCCTGTTCAACACTATTAGCTTTTGGTTTACTGGCGCTGAGTCAAACCCATGCTATTCACTTTTTCGGTTTAACGCTTCTTTTTGGGATCAGTTTTTCATTTTTACTGGCACCGTTTATTTCATTTATTACTAGGAAAACTGTAAATGCCATCTAG
- a CDS encoding outer membrane lipoprotein carrier protein LolA encodes MSARSRVIVRLFTSLFIRVLARVSSIIMLCCLCIAATSASEHPPASNNQTLTPELTQPKPQALTKGQLADIQALYTQPASTEALSALAQQLNLQLDTRGQFVQLRHLQVLKKPLLSQGQFIFSPTQGLVWQQQRPFNTLMVLKDQQLIQQNSQGKIQHFSSGANGNPIAQQLPRLLQAIMAGDIAALSADFNLFMPATQLATQPETQPENRSWQLGLQAKDPQVQSSMGNITLSGDTLIRSLIMISNQADVRDYTQIQFTQTQQGQLSEAELALFSLGNESAK; translated from the coding sequence ATGAGTGCCCGCAGCAGAGTAATTGTTAGACTTTTTACTAGCCTATTTATTCGCGTATTGGCGCGAGTAAGCAGCATCATTATGCTGTGTTGCCTGTGTATAGCAGCCACCTCGGCTAGCGAACATCCACCAGCAAGCAATAATCAAACACTTACTCCAGAGCTGACACAGCCAAAGCCTCAAGCTCTGACCAAAGGTCAATTAGCAGATATTCAGGCGTTGTATACTCAACCAGCCAGCACAGAAGCCCTCAGCGCGCTAGCGCAGCAACTGAATCTACAACTAGATACTCGTGGTCAGTTTGTTCAATTACGCCATTTACAGGTGCTTAAAAAGCCCTTACTCAGCCAAGGACAGTTTATATTTAGTCCAACGCAAGGATTGGTATGGCAGCAGCAACGTCCGTTCAACACCTTGATGGTGCTTAAAGATCAGCAGTTGATCCAACAAAACAGCCAAGGCAAAATTCAACACTTTAGTTCTGGGGCTAATGGCAACCCGATTGCACAGCAATTACCGCGTTTATTACAAGCCATTATGGCGGGCGATATTGCTGCTTTAAGTGCCGATTTCAACTTATTTATGCCTGCAACTCAGTTAGCAACTCAGCCCGAAACTCAACCCGAAAATAGGTCATGGCAACTGGGCCTGCAAGCTAAAGACCCACAAGTGCAATCGTCTATGGGTAACATTACCCTCAGCGGCGATACGCTTATACGTTCATTAATCATGATCAGTAACCAAGCGGATGTTCGCGACTATACCCAAATTCAATTTACCCAGACCCAACAAGGGCAACTGAGTGAAGCTGAACTGGCGCTTTTTAGTCTTGGAAATGAGTCCGCTAAATAA
- a CDS encoding thioesterase family protein, producing the protein MKGLLLTEMEMVIPFHDVDSMGITWHGNYLRYFEVVRCQLLDKLGYNYRTMQESGYAWPIVDVQVKYVKSSTFDQKIKVIATIVEWENRLRINYQIVDADTNARITKGYTIQAAVEIATQELCFVTPEVFQQKIRPLLDASQV; encoded by the coding sequence ATGAAAGGTTTATTACTCACAGAAATGGAAATGGTGATCCCGTTTCACGATGTCGACTCGATGGGCATTACTTGGCACGGTAATTACTTACGCTATTTTGAGGTTGTGCGTTGTCAATTACTGGATAAACTCGGTTATAACTATCGCACTATGCAAGAGTCCGGTTATGCATGGCCCATTGTCGATGTGCAAGTAAAGTATGTTAAAAGCAGCACCTTTGACCAAAAAATCAAGGTTATCGCCACCATTGTTGAATGGGAAAACCGCTTACGTATTAACTATCAAATTGTTGATGCCGACACCAACGCGCGCATCACCAAGGGCTATACCATTCAAGCCGCGGTTGAGATTGCTACCCAAGAATTATGCTTTGTTACTCCTGAAGTGTTTCAGCAAAAAATTCGCCCATTACTCGATGCGAGCCAAGTGTAA